In a single window of the Verrucomicrobiia bacterium genome:
- a CDS encoding SurA N-terminal domain-containing protein encodes MFSFIRRHQYLAMVFILLVIASFVIFFTDRSHLGGGESASFGSIDGRPVTRSEYMNARNEAMLTHFFRFRDWPRAGSMAEQMGWKLEQQTMERIMLARRLKEGNMIVGEEAVAKQVAQLFRGDGQTSIRDAYNNFIEQRLKPQGLTDADFRRFLQHELGGAQLGALHSSGGRLVTPAMAEAAYRFENQRVETKTVSFQATNYVAKAKVGIDPAALTQYYSNQVANYNLPTRVQVSYVTFESINYLAEAASLMVKNTNLNAIVEQIYKQRGSNSFTDEKGVILSADKAKEKIRDEARTEEASRIAQQKAYEFAAELQEMEPLSAGNLAGLAGRKGFKVFETEPFSALDGPKGIKESSQFSQQAFALNNQQPFAPEPVRSGDDFYVIAFKNRLPSMPQPFEVVKAKVEADYVQHRAMQLAREAGINFGQAVTNGLAAGKKFTDIAKEHKASVVNVAPFGRQSGAVPELESLRISPFQYRSSAFAHKAGESSGFVSSGDGGFVLLVEKFLPADETKMKSEFKEYLTTLRSRQASLVYNEWMTGQLLNAGVGSEK; translated from the coding sequence ATGTTTTCATTTATTAGACGGCATCAGTATCTGGCGATGGTTTTTATCCTGCTGGTCATCGCCAGTTTCGTGATATTCTTCACCGACCGCTCGCACTTGGGTGGTGGAGAAAGCGCTTCGTTTGGATCTATCGACGGTCGCCCGGTCACCCGGTCTGAGTATATGAATGCGCGTAATGAGGCGATGCTGACGCATTTCTTCCGTTTCCGTGACTGGCCGAGGGCAGGTTCCATGGCGGAGCAAATGGGCTGGAAATTGGAGCAGCAAACCATGGAGCGCATCATGCTCGCCCGACGCCTGAAAGAGGGTAATATGATTGTGGGCGAGGAAGCGGTGGCCAAACAGGTGGCGCAGCTTTTTCGCGGAGACGGTCAAACCAGCATCCGGGATGCTTACAACAACTTTATCGAGCAACGCCTCAAGCCGCAGGGATTGACAGATGCGGATTTCCGCCGCTTTTTGCAGCACGAACTGGGCGGAGCGCAATTAGGTGCTTTGCACAGTTCAGGGGGACGCTTGGTGACGCCTGCGATGGCGGAGGCTGCCTATCGTTTTGAAAACCAGCGGGTGGAAACCAAAACTGTATCCTTTCAGGCTACCAATTATGTGGCCAAGGCCAAGGTAGGCATCGACCCGGCAGCGTTGACCCAGTATTACAGCAACCAAGTGGCAAATTACAATTTGCCCACGCGGGTGCAGGTTTCCTATGTGACTTTCGAATCGATAAATTATCTGGCCGAGGCCGCATCACTCATGGTCAAGAACACCAATCTGAACGCGATCGTGGAGCAGATTTACAAGCAGCGCGGCAGTAATTCCTTCACCGATGAGAAGGGCGTGATTTTGTCTGCAGACAAGGCGAAGGAAAAGATCCGCGATGAAGCACGCACAGAGGAGGCATCCCGTATCGCCCAGCAAAAAGCCTATGAATTTGCGGCTGAACTGCAGGAGATGGAGCCATTGTCCGCTGGCAACCTGGCCGGTCTGGCCGGGAGGAAAGGTTTCAAGGTTTTCGAGACGGAACCGTTTTCCGCCTTGGACGGCCCCAAAGGCATCAAGGAGTCTTCGCAGTTTTCCCAGCAGGCGTTTGCGCTGAACAACCAGCAGCCGTTTGCGCCGGAGCCGGTCCGTTCAGGGGATGATTTTTATGTAATCGCCTTCAAGAACCGGTTGCCTTCCATGCCACAGCCGTTTGAAGTGGTGAAGGCAAAGGTGGAGGCGGATTATGTCCAGCATCGCGCGATGCAGCTTGCCCGTGAGGCAGGAATCAATTTTGGCCAGGCGGTGACAAATGGACTGGCTGCCGGGAAAAAATTCACTGATATCGCCAAAGAGCATAAAGCATCGGTTGTGAATGTGGCTCCGTTTGGTCGTCAAAGCGGTGCGGTCCCGGAGCTGGAATCGCTGCGTATTTCGCCGTTCCAGTACCGTTCGTCAGCCTTTGCGCACAAAGCCGGTGAGAGCAGCGGTTTTGTTTCATCCGGAGACGGGGGGTTTGTGTTGTTGGTGGAGAAGTTTCTGCCGGCGGATGAGACCAAGATGAAGTCGGAATTCAAAGAGTATCTTACCACGCTTCGCTCCCGGCAGGCCAGCCTTGTTTACAACGAATGGATGACCGGCCAGTTGCTGAACGCTGGCGTGGGTTCGGAAAAGTAG
- a CDS encoding LysE family translocator gives MLLAFVTGFATGFISSIPVGPINVTIVQEGAQRGFRWAFFIGLGAVVMESIYSFVGFTGFSELFTSKLLRSCLELVSFILVLYLGIQFLRAKKLSVNPESVERLEERIERKIHHPTAFLTGFIRVLANPAILLFWITISASFISHELVAPTLRSKASCVLGVACGALSWFTILSYGVSLGHGKFSDRTLLRLSHVSGVFMLGMAVIIAYKLVLLLWRAHHQ, from the coding sequence ATGTTACTGGCGTTCGTCACAGGATTTGCCACGGGATTTATCAGTTCGATCCCCGTGGGCCCGATCAATGTCACCATTGTTCAGGAAGGTGCTCAGCGCGGTTTCCGGTGGGCATTTTTCATCGGACTTGGTGCCGTGGTGATGGAAAGCATCTATAGTTTCGTGGGCTTCACTGGCTTTTCAGAACTCTTCACCTCCAAACTCCTCCGTTCCTGCTTGGAACTGGTGAGCTTTATCCTGGTGCTTTATCTGGGCATCCAGTTTTTAAGGGCAAAAAAATTAAGCGTAAATCCAGAATCAGTGGAACGTCTGGAAGAACGCATCGAAAGAAAAATCCATCACCCCACAGCGTTCTTGACGGGATTTATCCGCGTACTGGCCAACCCTGCCATCCTCCTCTTCTGGATCACCATCTCCGCCTCATTCATCTCCCATGAACTGGTGGCTCCGACTCTGCGCAGCAAGGCTTCCTGTGTCTTGGGCGTGGCGTGCGGCGCGCTTTCCTGGTTCACCATCCTTAGCTACGGTGTATCGCTGGGACACGGCAAATTCTCCGACCGCACCCTGCTACGCCTCTCCCACGTCTCCGGCGTCTTCATGCTCGGCATGGCCGTCATCATCGCCTACAAACTTGTTCTTCTTCTCTGGCGGGCGCACCATCAGTGA
- a CDS encoding ribonuclease H-like domain-containing protein: MKNIVYFDLETQKSAEEVGGWNNIRDMRMSVGVTYSTARGDYRIYGEKEVNELIKELMRADLVVGFNNLRFDYEVLHGYTVMDLKQIPTLDMLVDLQKALQHRLSLDSVAHASLGVEKTAEGLQAIKWFREGKMMEIAEYCCYDVKITKLVHEYGASNKQVFYNNKFGTKMSVGVGW; this comes from the coding sequence ATGAAGAACATCGTTTATTTCGATCTCGAAACACAGAAGTCTGCCGAAGAAGTCGGCGGCTGGAACAACATCCGCGACATGCGGATGAGTGTGGGTGTCACTTACAGCACGGCACGTGGTGATTACCGCATTTACGGTGAGAAGGAAGTGAACGAGTTGATCAAGGAATTGATGCGCGCTGACCTTGTCGTGGGCTTCAACAATCTGCGTTTCGATTACGAAGTGTTGCACGGCTACACGGTGATGGATCTGAAGCAGATCCCCACACTGGATATGCTGGTGGATCTGCAGAAGGCATTGCAGCACCGTCTGTCCCTAGATTCAGTCGCACACGCTTCATTGGGTGTGGAGAAGACTGCTGAAGGCTTGCAGGCCATCAAGTGGTTCCGTGAGGGCAAGATGATGGAGATCGCGGAATATTGCTGCTACGACGTGAAGATCACGAAGCTCGTGCACGAATACGGTGCTTCAAACAAACAGGTGTTTTACAACAACAAGTTCGGCACCAAGATGTCCGTCGGCGTGGGCTGGTAA
- a CDS encoding Calx-beta domain-containing protein, translating to MTSFKNWAEQYSTAAPAVQGGMENQGVNLARQRRALLESMIKTNPALAISLSVPVSVRDRLPANVQAELETKVSGQGDLQVLCALPSRLTRIPQQGVFTTVTLNGTVYNAYTYGRRSGQTTKIGVPLHGIAVGSLLALHESPVRELEPGEFQVLNLPAVNLADGAASGVTAVIGDQVYTFASRGQLQEAARQLEEAETGFSPAPKQSAASILQPGTTAAAVPNLGSPWTEGLKNVLIIRVDFSDVPGDPRSRGASPTIYTAAYVKNLADTEVNPYYITSSYGKTSLTNTVTSQLYRMPNPASFYATNFNVDAMHLHARTLASSNYNIASYDRIVVLFSPLENLANSTITFGGLAQLGATNLWVNGEWDFRIYSHELGHTYGLIHGNLWQVTGANPANLGGTSVEYGDDFETQGANFADTPLVDFNPWFKNMLDWIPNTNIITVTSNGTYRVSRFDHSPGTGILALRIPKDGTRNYWVACKRSFTNNTSMNTGAYIFWGYNVNANSDLLDMTTPGVGVQDAALGLSRSFVDTNANITITPVANGIVGGVQYLDVQVLLGPNTNVVTIDADNPQVVENDTGTTNITFNIGLSGPTTSPVTVNYLLSSVTAVVGTDVVATNGTVTFNAGQTNVTVTAQVIGDLEVEVNEYFRLTLTNASINASIFQTGGIGTIIDDDLEGVVDLIVNPNTNALQLVSALINTNSGLIVRGVQLKAHGTGSSLSAGTYQLVGPTTPHTYGLTRPGIVLSSGDVDDYETGPNYINGLTTAFNVPADSAQETLLDKITGGGWDHYDATQLDVYFDVAPGSNNVTFQIVFGSEEYPDFVNSPFVDGFGIFLNGTNIAFENLRPVNINHPSFTPVAGTELNGLLAPGGQAVLTFSTLVVPNSVSNRLTFIVADTTDASLDTTVYISSLAAVEPPPLPIATVFDALPVIEGNSFTNIAFEVRLSLVSTQKVTMSYFAANGSAKRGEDFLNTSGTLTFLPGVTNAFINVPIVGDLYDEPDEGFSVVIFSPTNAYIGRAQAFSSILDDDLQAAKISVADGTITEGDSGTIDFSFTVKLSEPSGHVVKVNYGTAPGTAAVGLDYIPVSGTLAFEPGQTNQTITVKVVGDTIFENSETFFLNISSPVFATIDDNQGQATITDNDVAPAVNVADASVAEGDAGTASLTFNVTLSNPSASAVTVNYATANGTATTADSDYAATSGVLTFTPGEVQASVTVLVNGDLAEEANETFTLSLSGAVNATAGDMSATGTILNDDGPHLSIASVSVREGAAATTTNAVFTVTLIKPDADTVSVEYEVIAGTATAGADYVTTSGSLSFPSGITSREITVVVNGDDGGENNETFTVRLKNVVNGTIANSDATGTIIDDDTIANLTAGLHLPSTNIYVAHPFTVTLTVTNLGTFGATNVVLEHPLPAGFQLLSSTFAAGAGTVSQTGGTVRGVVPFLLVGQSAQLSLQVVGNTAGSTEFVANVSSTQFDEDQSDNSVSLDKELLVPTVAIQSAGSLLVAESLTPANRGLDSGETVTMTFSLRNVGNIGTTNLVAVLRNESGVTTGEPAKVYGSISADGTVVGRDFVFSVQGAGGSTVSAVLDIYDLTGGNTNSLGSITYNYQLAESVTATGGAVTIPAVGQAETYPTTVNIAGLQGRVSKVTVQLAGITHGFPDDLDILLVAPNGKGVVLMSDAGAGLDLVNVNLTITDSATASLPDSAKINSGVYKPTNHGGSDTFPLAPSGPYGTNLASFTGIVPNGDWQLYIVDDGAGDGGSITGWSLIIETTIPADPVAELVVSGIVSPNPSYVGQNFTYTVAVANMGPAAATNLRLTSMLPTGVTFVNGVPAPALVSGSEVRFDLGALAVGNTATVTIEAVSSGAGTPTNIVSVVANEIDLQPGNNTAAIGLRVNRVTTLSPDAGSSSGGNFTLNLAGQPGLTYVIEVSTNLVNWTPIFTNTTLNGAVSFTDTNSIGKGLRFYRALEQ from the coding sequence ATGACTTCATTCAAAAATTGGGCAGAACAATATTCAACGGCCGCTCCGGCAGTGCAGGGGGGGATGGAGAATCAAGGTGTGAATCTGGCCCGCCAGCGCCGTGCATTGTTGGAGTCAATGATCAAAACAAATCCGGCATTGGCGATCTCATTGAGTGTTCCTGTGAGCGTGCGAGACCGTCTTCCGGCCAACGTGCAGGCAGAGCTGGAAACGAAGGTATCCGGGCAGGGCGATCTCCAAGTGCTTTGCGCGCTTCCTTCCCGGTTGACCCGAATCCCTCAGCAGGGCGTTTTTACCACGGTGACGTTGAACGGCACCGTTTACAACGCGTATACCTATGGACGGCGTTCCGGCCAGACTACCAAGATCGGCGTGCCGCTTCACGGTATCGCGGTTGGCTCCCTGCTTGCCTTGCATGAAAGCCCTGTTCGTGAATTGGAACCGGGTGAGTTTCAGGTGTTGAATCTGCCAGCGGTCAATCTGGCGGACGGTGCCGCCAGTGGAGTGACGGCGGTGATCGGTGATCAGGTCTATACCTTTGCCAGCAGGGGGCAACTTCAGGAAGCCGCCCGTCAACTGGAAGAGGCTGAAACAGGTTTCAGCCCCGCGCCCAAGCAATCAGCCGCTTCAATTCTTCAGCCTGGCACGACTGCAGCCGCCGTTCCCAATCTGGGCAGTCCATGGACTGAGGGCCTGAAAAACGTTTTGATCATCCGGGTTGATTTTTCTGATGTGCCGGGAGACCCGCGGAGCCGCGGGGCATCGCCGACAATTTACACCGCAGCCTACGTCAAGAATCTGGCGGATACGGAGGTGAATCCATACTACATCACCAGTTCCTACGGAAAGACCAGTCTGACCAACACGGTGACCAGCCAGCTCTATCGCATGCCCAATCCGGCGTCATTTTACGCGACGAATTTCAACGTGGATGCGATGCATCTGCATGCGCGCACTCTGGCTTCGTCCAACTACAATATCGCGAGTTACGACCGTATCGTGGTCTTGTTTTCCCCATTGGAAAATCTAGCCAATTCGACGATCACCTTTGGCGGCCTCGCTCAGCTTGGCGCTACGAATCTGTGGGTCAATGGGGAATGGGATTTCCGCATCTACTCGCATGAGCTGGGGCATACATACGGCTTGATTCACGGTAATCTGTGGCAGGTGACGGGTGCCAACCCGGCCAACTTGGGTGGCACCAGCGTGGAGTACGGTGATGATTTTGAGACCCAAGGTGCGAACTTTGCGGACACGCCGCTGGTGGATTTCAACCCGTGGTTCAAGAACATGCTGGATTGGATTCCGAACACGAACATCATCACGGTGACTTCCAACGGCACCTATCGTGTCAGCCGCTTCGACCATTCGCCGGGCACTGGTATCTTGGCGCTGAGAATCCCGAAGGACGGCACCCGCAATTACTGGGTGGCTTGCAAACGCTCTTTCACGAACAACACCTCGATGAACACAGGCGCGTATATTTTTTGGGGTTACAATGTCAATGCCAACAGTGACCTGCTGGATATGACCACACCCGGAGTGGGAGTGCAGGATGCTGCGTTGGGGCTGTCGCGCTCCTTCGTGGATACTAACGCGAACATCACCATCACGCCGGTGGCCAACGGCATTGTGGGCGGTGTTCAATATCTGGATGTGCAGGTTCTGCTCGGCCCCAATACCAACGTGGTGACCATCGATGCCGACAATCCTCAAGTGGTTGAAAACGACACGGGGACGACCAACATCACCTTCAATATCGGTCTTTCTGGCCCGACCACCTCACCTGTGACTGTCAATTATCTCTTGAGTTCGGTGACTGCGGTGGTGGGAACGGATGTCGTAGCAACGAATGGCACGGTCACCTTCAATGCCGGTCAAACCAATGTTACAGTGACGGCGCAGGTGATCGGTGATTTGGAGGTCGAGGTGAATGAGTATTTCCGCCTGACGCTAACGAATGCTTCCATCAACGCGAGCATCTTCCAGACGGGCGGCATCGGCACAATCATAGACGACGATCTGGAAGGCGTGGTTGACTTGATTGTGAATCCAAATACCAACGCGCTGCAACTGGTCTCCGCGTTGATCAACACGAACAGCGGGCTGATCGTGCGTGGGGTCCAGTTGAAAGCACACGGCACAGGCAGCAGCCTGAGCGCTGGCACTTATCAGCTGGTAGGGCCGACAACGCCACATACATATGGGCTCACACGTCCGGGCATTGTCCTGTCATCCGGTGATGTTGATGACTATGAAACCGGTCCCAATTACATAAACGGTCTTACGACAGCCTTTAATGTTCCTGCGGATTCGGCCCAAGAAACTCTCTTGGACAAAATCACCGGTGGTGGTTGGGATCATTATGATGCCACCCAGCTGGATGTGTATTTCGACGTAGCACCTGGCTCGAACAATGTGACGTTCCAGATCGTCTTCGGTTCAGAGGAGTATCCGGACTTCGTCAACTCCCCGTTTGTGGACGGGTTCGGCATCTTCCTGAACGGGACCAACATCGCCTTTGAGAATCTACGACCAGTGAACATCAATCATCCTTCCTTCACCCCAGTGGCGGGAACCGAGCTTAATGGATTGTTGGCACCCGGTGGACAGGCTGTGCTGACTTTCTCGACCTTGGTTGTGCCCAATTCCGTCAGCAACCGCCTGACATTTATCGTGGCAGATACTACGGACGCGTCTTTGGACACGACGGTCTACATATCATCTCTGGCAGCGGTCGAGCCGCCGCCATTGCCGATCGCAACAGTATTTGATGCTTTGCCGGTGATCGAAGGCAACTCCTTCACCAACATCGCATTTGAAGTGCGGTTGTCGTTAGTGTCCACCCAAAAGGTGACGATGTCTTATTTTGCTGCGAACGGCAGCGCCAAGCGCGGAGAGGATTTCTTGAACACCTCTGGAACGCTCACCTTCCTGCCGGGTGTGACAAATGCCTTCATCAATGTCCCGATCGTGGGCGATCTGTATGATGAACCTGACGAGGGGTTCTCAGTGGTCATTTTCTCGCCAACGAATGCCTACATCGGACGTGCCCAAGCCTTTTCATCCATCTTGGATGATGATTTGCAAGCGGCGAAGATCAGCGTTGCGGATGGCACTATCACAGAAGGCGATTCGGGCACCATTGATTTTTCATTCACCGTGAAGCTGTCTGAGCCAAGCGGGCATGTGGTGAAGGTGAATTATGGAACGGCCCCGGGAACGGCTGCGGTGGGGCTGGATTATATCCCAGTGTCGGGGACGCTGGCTTTTGAGCCGGGACAGACGAATCAGACGATCACTGTCAAGGTGGTCGGGGATACAATCTTTGAAAACAGTGAAACGTTCTTCCTTAACATATCCAGTCCTGTTTTCGCCACGATTGACGACAACCAAGGACAGGCGACTATAACGGACAATGACGTGGCACCGGCGGTCAATGTGGCGGATGCCTCGGTGGCTGAGGGAGATGCCGGCACGGCGAGCCTTACCTTTAATGTGACGCTCTCCAATCCGTCTGCATCGGCGGTGACGGTGAATTATGCGACGGCCAATGGGACTGCTACCACGGCCGATTCAGATTATGCTGCCACTTCAGGTGTGTTGACATTTACGCCGGGCGAAGTGCAGGCGAGCGTGACCGTGCTGGTGAATGGAGATCTGGCGGAAGAAGCGAACGAAACGTTCACGTTGAGTCTGAGCGGTGCAGTAAATGCCACTGCGGGAGATATGTCTGCCACTGGCACGATCCTTAATGATGATGGACCACATCTGTCCATCGCCTCCGTCAGCGTGCGCGAAGGGGCTGCGGCCACGACGACCAACGCGGTCTTCACGGTGACGTTGATCAAGCCGGATGCGGATACAGTATCGGTGGAATATGAGGTCATCGCTGGTACTGCCACTGCGGGAGCGGATTATGTCACCACCAGCGGCAGCCTGTCGTTCCCGAGCGGAATCACCAGTCGCGAGATCACGGTGGTGGTAAACGGGGATGATGGCGGTGAAAACAATGAAACCTTCACGGTCCGGTTGAAGAATGTGGTGAATGGAACAATTGCCAATAGTGATGCGACGGGGACTATCATTGATGACGATACCATTGCAAACCTGACAGCAGGACTGCATCTGCCCTCCACCAATATCTATGTGGCCCATCCTTTCACGGTGACATTGACCGTCACCAATCTAGGGACGTTCGGCGCGACCAATGTCGTGCTCGAGCATCCGTTGCCAGCCGGTTTCCAATTGCTTTCCTCGACCTTTGCTGCCGGGGCCGGCACAGTCAGCCAGACGGGTGGCACAGTTCGCGGTGTGGTGCCATTCTTGTTGGTCGGCCAATCAGCCCAGCTTTCATTACAGGTCGTTGGCAACACGGCTGGCAGCACGGAGTTTGTGGCGAATGTCAGTTCCACGCAATTTGACGAGGATCAGAGTGATAACTCTGTGAGCCTCGATAAGGAATTGCTTGTGCCGACGGTTGCCATCCAGTCCGCCGGGAGCCTGCTGGTCGCTGAAAGTCTGACGCCAGCCAATCGTGGTCTGGATTCCGGTGAGACGGTGACGATGACCTTCTCATTGAGGAACGTGGGTAATATCGGCACCACCAATCTGGTGGCTGTATTGCGAAATGAATCTGGTGTCACCACTGGTGAACCCGCCAAGGTGTATGGCTCTATCTCAGCGGATGGGACGGTTGTAGGAAGGGACTTTGTGTTCTCTGTACAAGGTGCAGGCGGTTCCACTGTTTCTGCGGTGTTGGATATTTATGACCTGACGGGAGGAAATACTAATTCGTTGGGCAGTATCACTTACAATTACCAGCTGGCCGAGAGCGTTACAGCTACCGGTGGTGCGGTGACGATCCCGGCGGTTGGCCAGGCAGAGACCTACCCGACCACGGTGAACATTGCCGGTTTACAGGGGCGTGTTTCGAAGGTGACTGTGCAGCTTGCCGGCATCACACATGGGTTCCCGGATGACTTGGACATTCTGCTGGTGGCACCGAATGGCAAGGGAGTGGTGCTTATGTCGGATGCGGGCGCGGGATTGGATTTGGTGAATGTCAACCTGACCATTACGGACAGCGCGACGGCCAGCCTCCCTGATTCGGCCAAGATCAACAGCGGTGTATACAAACCCACGAACCATGGCGGCAGTGATACTTTCCCTCTGGCACCGAGCGGGCCTTACGGTACGAATCTCGCCTCCTTTACTGGCATTGTGCCGAATGGCGACTGGCAGTTATACATCGTGGACGATGGTGCCGGAGATGGCGGTTCCATCACGGGTTGGAGTTTGATTATTGAGACGACCATACCGGCTGATCCGGTGGCGGAACTGGTGGTCAGCGGCATCGTTTCTCCGAATCCGTCATACGTGGGGCAGAACTTCACCTACACCGTGGCAGTCGCCAACATGGGGCCGGCAGCGGCCACCAATTTGCGTTTGACGAGCATGCTGCCGACGGGTGTCACGTTTGTGAACGGAGTGCCTGCGCCAGCATTGGTTTCGGGTAGCGAGGTGAGGTTTGACTTGGGCGCCCTTGCGGTCGGTAACACAGCGACGGTGACGATTGAAGCGGTCAGCAGCGGAGCTGGCACGCCCACGAATATCGTGAGTGTGGTTGCAAATGAGATCGATCTGCAGCCGGGCAATAACACAGCGGCGATCGGTCTCCGCGTGAACCGGGTGACGACTCTCTCTCCAGATGCCGGTTCAAGTTCTGGTGGCAATTTCACCTTGAATCTGGCCGGCCAGCCTGGCTTGACATATGTAATCGAAGTTTCTACGAACTTGGTGAACTGGACCCCGATCTTCACCAACACTACGTTGAATGGTGCGGTCAGCTTTACCGACACCAACTCGATTGGTAAAGGTCTGCGGTTCTACCGTGCCTTGGAGCAATAG
- a CDS encoding RluA family pseudouridine synthase, producing the protein MSNPAIRLSAPELRLSWEIPVVYEDEHLLAVDKPAQLLSSPDRYDPNRPNLMRLLHQGIERQAPWARERGLTYLSNAHRLDFETSGVILLAKNKPALVDLANQFGSEKTGKVYVALVHGTPYEREFQVDQKLAPDDRRPGLMRVAPRQGKKSLTKFEVRELYRGYTLMRCLPKTGRTHQIRVHLCWARMPIVADTVYSGQPLYLSQIKRAYRPGKGTQEKPLMGRVALHAESLTFTHPVTKTEVTVEAEWPKDLKVAVKYLRQFVGGASLMVRPPEKKNKFVGDDDGHAEHEDAGDVGEA; encoded by the coding sequence ATGAGCAATCCGGCGATTCGATTGAGTGCGCCGGAGTTGCGCCTCTCGTGGGAGATCCCAGTTGTTTACGAAGATGAACATCTGCTGGCGGTGGACAAGCCCGCCCAGTTGCTGAGTTCTCCGGACCGCTACGATCCGAATCGCCCCAACTTGATGCGTCTTCTGCATCAGGGGATTGAACGTCAGGCACCTTGGGCCAGGGAACGCGGTCTCACCTACCTGTCTAACGCCCATCGTCTTGATTTTGAGACCAGCGGCGTGATCTTGCTGGCCAAGAACAAGCCGGCGCTGGTCGATCTGGCCAATCAGTTCGGTTCTGAGAAAACCGGCAAAGTCTATGTGGCACTAGTCCATGGCACGCCATATGAGCGCGAGTTTCAGGTGGATCAGAAACTGGCTCCGGATGACCGGCGTCCCGGCTTGATGCGGGTGGCTCCAAGGCAGGGAAAGAAGAGCCTCACTAAGTTCGAGGTCCGGGAATTGTATCGCGGCTACACGCTGATGCGTTGCCTGCCGAAAACGGGGAGAACTCACCAGATCCGCGTGCATCTTTGCTGGGCACGAATGCCTATCGTGGCGGATACAGTGTATAGCGGACAGCCGCTTTATCTCTCGCAGATCAAGCGTGCTTATCGGCCAGGGAAGGGGACTCAGGAGAAGCCTTTGATGGGGCGTGTAGCATTGCACGCCGAGTCTTTGACATTTACCCATCCCGTCACCAAGACGGAGGTGACAGTGGAAGCGGAGTGGCCGAAGGACCTGAAGGTGGCGGTGAAATATCTCCGTCAATTCGTCGGTGGTGCGTCACTGATGGTGCGCCCGCCAGAGAAGAAGAACAAGTTTGTAGGCGATGATGACGGCCATGCCGAGCATGAAGACGCCGGAGACGTGGGAGAGGCGTAG
- the pssA gene encoding CDP-diacylglycerol--serine O-phosphatidyltransferase, with amino-acid sequence MSAPDVKKEPTEDPEKLKIYFLPNLMTAGNLFCGFLAITRIVEADLTAPYDNIRQALFFILLACIFDLLDGRVARMGGHESPFGREFDSLADVVSFGVAPAFLVHRIVLHDVFVNNAQIGWFIAAMYLICGALRLARFNCLAVMPNRPASDDFTGFPIPAAAGVVASLTLFIMWIDEKAFIGGNWRYVMPFILVFLSLMMVSEVRYPSFKKINWRTKRPFHKMVAIILIIAFFVFLWDKLLPVVLPLFFVLYLLYGFIRPRISKQMRRDIEDEEDEDTGPEKSA; translated from the coding sequence ATGTCTGCGCCTGATGTAAAAAAAGAGCCGACGGAGGATCCGGAGAAACTGAAGATTTATTTCCTGCCCAACCTGATGACGGCAGGCAATCTTTTCTGCGGTTTCTTGGCCATCACACGCATCGTCGAGGCGGATCTCACCGCCCCATATGACAATATCCGTCAGGCACTTTTTTTCATTCTGCTCGCGTGCATCTTCGACTTGCTGGACGGCCGAGTAGCCCGCATGGGTGGGCATGAAAGTCCTTTTGGACGCGAGTTCGATTCGCTGGCCGATGTGGTCTCGTTCGGCGTGGCACCTGCCTTTCTGGTGCATCGCATCGTGTTGCACGATGTGTTTGTGAACAATGCCCAGATCGGCTGGTTTATCGCCGCCATGTATCTCATATGTGGTGCTTTGCGGCTGGCCCGTTTCAACTGTCTGGCAGTAATGCCCAACCGGCCCGCTTCCGATGATTTCACCGGTTTTCCCATACCTGCTGCTGCTGGCGTGGTCGCCTCCTTGACGCTGTTCATCATGTGGATCGATGAAAAGGCCTTCATCGGCGGCAACTGGCGCTATGTGATGCCGTTCATCCTGGTTTTCCTCTCACTGATGATGGTGAGCGAAGTCCGTTACCCTTCGTTTAAGAAAATCAACTGGCGCACCAAACGGCCCTTCCACAAAATGGTCGCCATCATCTTGATCATCGCATTTTTTGTCTTCTTATGGGATAAACTTTTGCCGGTGGTGCTACCGCTGTTTTTTGTGTTGTATCTGCTTTACGGATTCATTCGCCCGCGCATCTCCAAACAGATGCGCCGTGATATTGAAGATGAGGAGGATGAGGATACCGGCCCTGAGAAATCAGCTTGA